A window of Thalassophryne amazonica chromosome 21, fThaAma1.1, whole genome shotgun sequence contains these coding sequences:
- the LOC117502534 gene encoding uncharacterized protein LOC117502534 isoform X3 yields MTGSEVCFCGGKSTRVKTPAVQTVRELVYQRLSIVAEELNQRLAAVAAEIAGLFEEQLCSPPQHGDQQHKLLDTVPKTGDHRADLHHHLVTEEEVFFQQQEWNPVVDQKEPEATQTEEKLGDFWTIHNGEELQQLEEVDVTKFPIILNVKSENDEENPQLLVSKELNSPESGDWSTNVSHEEPEPPQNKQEQEECWTSQEEEQLQQLEEVDAIKFPMKDTCLEDSQLHDSTSVSEDVPDASSKNKGSDAHLQPKQTKYQSRDPLFSDIGPKRTSITDHETCDNKRITAEVTQAEERSSNQETVGSLVVGALNKINGTRVNDKRHYCLYCKRPYVKIARHLQEVHNDELDVAKAMSFPKSSEEKKKCLELIRNKGNHAHNTAVMKTGKGELIPRKRPRKEVLGSKFIHCEYCHGLLRRNVFLKHMKLCKHKPESLPTKPGMTMPSHFSKQFWQVVGVMNHDPITDIVKNDSVIIEVGKHLLNKGGMSAKNQQFVRDKIRGMGRLIHSARRVTNLTKMEDFINPKNFLATVKAVKVTCGYDSATNMFSVPSLAYKLGNALVQVSKFLKAKGLSANNQTLVRNATEFQKVYSNKWNSMVSLTALTKTTKWNVPNLISFTEDMQKIHQFLGQMQLQCSSEISKCSSTKVWVDLAEVCLAQTILFNRRRERRVSSITLSEFLSRDTSDPHPDLDWSLSEVETKLCHHFSRFVTTTKQGRPVPILVTPKILCALELLVKQRKACGILKDNIYLFARPAAMTHLSGTGCIRGFAEACGAKCPKALVSTKLQKHAAALSTVLNMADTNLDQLTNFLSYDVAIHCELDRLPEKTLHLAKISKVLMALEQGRLAEFRDKNLDQIIIYPDEKVLGSDAEGGCREEGT; encoded by the exons ATGACGGGGAGCGAAGTGTGTTTTTGTGGAGGAAAAAGTACTCGTGTGAAAACGCCTGCAGTCCAGACGGTGAGAGAATTAGTTTACCAGCGTCTCAGTATCGTAGCTGAAGAGCTGAATCAGCGCCTCGCTGCAGTAGCTGCAGAGATCGCTGGTCTGTTTGAAGAGCAACTTTGTTCTCCTCCTCAACACGGTGACCAACAACATAAACTGCTGGATACTGTTCCGAAGACTGGAGATCACAGAGCAG ATCTGCATCATCATTTGGTGACTGAAGAAGAGGTTTTCTTTCAACAACAGGAATGGAACCCAGTTGTGGACCAGAAAGAACCAGAAGCAACACAAACGGAAGAGAAACTGGGTGATTTCTGGACCATCCATAATGGAGAAGAGCTTCAACAGTTGGAAGAGGTGGATGTCACCAAGTTTCCAATTATACTCAATGTAAAGAGTGAGAATGATGAAGAGAATCCTCAGCTGTTGGTCAGTAAAGAACTGAATTCCCCTGAGTCAGGGGACTGGAGCACTAATGTGAGCCATGAAGAACCAGAGCCACCACAGAATAAACAGGAACAGGAGGAATGCTGGACCAGTCAGGAGGAAGAACAGCTTCAACAGTTGGAAGAGGTGGATGCCATCAAGTTTCCG ATGAAAGACACCTGTCTTGAAGACTCTCAACTGCATGATTCTACATCAGTGAGTGAAGATGTTCCTGATGCCTCCTCTAAAAACAAAGGTAGTGATGCTCATCTTCAACCAAAGCAAACAAAATACCAGTCCCGTGATCCTTTATTCAGTGACATTGGTCCAAAAAGAACCTCAATCACCGACCATGAGACTTGTGACAACAAAAGAATTACAGCAGAAGTCACTCAAGCAGAAGAACGCAGCTCAAACCAGGAGACTGTTGGCAGTTTAGTTGTTggtgctttaaacaaaataaatggcACCAGAGTAAATGACAAGAGACATTATTGTTTGTATTGCAAGAGGCCTTATGTGAAGATTGCACGGCATCTACAAGAGGTGCACAACGATGAGCTGGATGTGGCTAAAGCTATGAGCTTTCCAAAGAGttctgaagagaaaaaaaaatgcctaGAACTCATACGAAACAAAGGCAACCATGCTCACAACACGGCGGTTATGAAGACAGGGAAAGGGGAACTCATACCCCGTAAACGACCACGTAAAGAAGTGCTGGGAAGTAAATTCATTCACTGTGAATACTGCCATGGACTTCTTAGAAGAAACGTCTTTTTGAAACACATGAAACTGTGTAAACATAAACCTGAATCATTGCCCACGAAACCAGGAATGACTATGCCTTCACACTTCAGTAAACAATTTTGGCAAGTAGTTGGTGTCATGAATCATGATCCAATCACAGATATAGTAAAAAATGACAGTGTCATTATTGAAGTTGGGAAGCACCTGTTAAACAAAGGTGGGATGTCGGCTAAGAATCAACAGTTTGTGCGAGACAAAATACGAGGAATGGGAAGACTAATCCACAGTGCTAGGAGAGTTACCAACCTAACAAAAATGGAGGATTTCATAAATCCTAAGAATTTCTTGGCGACAGTCAAAGCTGTCAAGGTGACTTGCGGATATGATAGTGCCACTAACATGTTCTCTGTTCCATCACTGGCATATaaacttgggaatgccttggttcAAGTTAGCAAATTCTTAAAAGCTAAGGGATTGTCAGCAAACAACCAAACACTTGTCAGGAATGCCACTGAGTTTCAAAAGGTCTACAGTAACAAATGGAACTCGATGGTCTCTCTGACAGCACTGACGAAGACAACAAAGTGGAATGTGCCCAATCTAATCTCCTTCACTGAGGATATGCAAAAAATTCATCAGTTTCTCGGGCAAATGCAACTTCAGTGCAGCAGTGAGATCTCGAAGTGTTCATCGACAAAGGTCTGGGTGGATCTGGCAGAGGTTTGTTTAGCACAGACCATCCTCTTTAACCGACGCAGGGAAAGAAGGGTGTCAAGCATTACCTTGTCAGAATTTTTGTCAAGGGACACGTCTGATCCACATCCGGATTTGGATTGGTCACTTTCTGAAGTGGAAACGAAACTTTGCCATCATTTCTCAAGGTTTGTCACCACGACGAAGCAAGGTAGACCGGTTCCAATCCTTGTGACTCCAAAAATTCTGTGTGCGTTAGAACTCCTTGTTAAGCAAAGGAAGGCTTGTGGGATTCTAAAAGACAATATCTATTTGTTTGCAAGACCTGCAGCAATGACACATTTAAGTGGTACAGGCTGTATCCGTGGCTTTGCAGAGGCATGTGGGGCAAAGTGTCCCAAAGCATTGGTGTCCACCAAACTACAAAAGCATGCTGCAGCCCTTTCAACAGTGCTGAACATGGCAGACACAAATTTGGACCAGCTGACCAACTTCCTTAGTTATGACGTTGCAATCCATTGTGAGTTAGACCGGCTGCCCGAGAAGACGTTGCATCTCGCCAAGATCAGCAAAGTTCTAATGGCGCTTGAGCAAGGACGATTAGCAGAATTCCGTGACAAGAACTTGGATCAAATCATCATATATCCAGATG AAAAAGTCCTGGGTAGTGATGCAGAAGGTGGGTGCAGAGAAGAAGGTACTTAA
- the LOC117502534 gene encoding uncharacterized protein LOC117502534 isoform X4, whose translation MKDTCLEDSQLHDSTSVSEDVPDASSKNKGSDAHLQPKQTKYQSRDPLFSDIGPKRTSITDHETCDNKRITAEVTQAEERSSNQETVGSLVVGALNKINGTRVNDKRHYCLYCKRPYVKIARHLQEVHNDELDVAKAMSFPKSSEEKKKCLELIRNKGNHAHNTAVMKTGKGELIPRKRPRKEVLGSKFIHCEYCHGLLRRNVFLKHMKLCKHKPESLPTKPGMTMPSHFSKQFWQVVGVMNHDPITDIVKNDSVIIEVGKHLLNKGGMSAKNQQFVRDKIRGMGRLIHSARRVTNLTKMEDFINPKNFLATVKAVKVTCGYDSATNMFSVPSLAYKLGNALVQVSKFLKAKGLSANNQTLVRNATEFQKVYSNKWNSMVSLTALTKTTKWNVPNLISFTEDMQKIHQFLGQMQLQCSSEISKCSSTKVWVDLAEVCLAQTILFNRRRERRVSSITLSEFLSRDTSDPHPDLDWSLSEVETKLCHHFSRFVTTTKQGRPVPILVTPKILCALELLVKQRKACGILKDNIYLFARPAAMTHLSGTGCIRGFAEACGAKCPKALVSTKLQKHAAALSTVLNMADTNLDQLTNFLSYDVAIHCELDRLPEKTLHLAKISKVLMALEQGRLAEFRDKNLDQIIIYPDEKVLGSDAEGGCREEELSEEESLPPTVGDEISPTHKRRKPSSPVDEMPSLKTTSKAKGRQPSEGDGIPPKKMKRKLSPVGGGAVRHSKDKVLRKRKFWQQAEVQAVERQMDPFIRSCVVPAKRDCEKCLRAEPEALKNRNWQTLKFYVHNRIQAYKKKVQR comes from the exons ATGAAAGACACCTGTCTTGAAGACTCTCAACTGCATGATTCTACATCAGTGAGTGAAGATGTTCCTGATGCCTCCTCTAAAAACAAAGGTAGTGATGCTCATCTTCAACCAAAGCAAACAAAATACCAGTCCCGTGATCCTTTATTCAGTGACATTGGTCCAAAAAGAACCTCAATCACCGACCATGAGACTTGTGACAACAAAAGAATTACAGCAGAAGTCACTCAAGCAGAAGAACGCAGCTCAAACCAGGAGACTGTTGGCAGTTTAGTTGTTggtgctttaaacaaaataaatggcACCAGAGTAAATGACAAGAGACATTATTGTTTGTATTGCAAGAGGCCTTATGTGAAGATTGCACGGCATCTACAAGAGGTGCACAACGATGAGCTGGATGTGGCTAAAGCTATGAGCTTTCCAAAGAGttctgaagagaaaaaaaaatgcctaGAACTCATACGAAACAAAGGCAACCATGCTCACAACACGGCGGTTATGAAGACAGGGAAAGGGGAACTCATACCCCGTAAACGACCACGTAAAGAAGTGCTGGGAAGTAAATTCATTCACTGTGAATACTGCCATGGACTTCTTAGAAGAAACGTCTTTTTGAAACACATGAAACTGTGTAAACATAAACCTGAATCATTGCCCACGAAACCAGGAATGACTATGCCTTCACACTTCAGTAAACAATTTTGGCAAGTAGTTGGTGTCATGAATCATGATCCAATCACAGATATAGTAAAAAATGACAGTGTCATTATTGAAGTTGGGAAGCACCTGTTAAACAAAGGTGGGATGTCGGCTAAGAATCAACAGTTTGTGCGAGACAAAATACGAGGAATGGGAAGACTAATCCACAGTGCTAGGAGAGTTACCAACCTAACAAAAATGGAGGATTTCATAAATCCTAAGAATTTCTTGGCGACAGTCAAAGCTGTCAAGGTGACTTGCGGATATGATAGTGCCACTAACATGTTCTCTGTTCCATCACTGGCATATaaacttgggaatgccttggttcAAGTTAGCAAATTCTTAAAAGCTAAGGGATTGTCAGCAAACAACCAAACACTTGTCAGGAATGCCACTGAGTTTCAAAAGGTCTACAGTAACAAATGGAACTCGATGGTCTCTCTGACAGCACTGACGAAGACAACAAAGTGGAATGTGCCCAATCTAATCTCCTTCACTGAGGATATGCAAAAAATTCATCAGTTTCTCGGGCAAATGCAACTTCAGTGCAGCAGTGAGATCTCGAAGTGTTCATCGACAAAGGTCTGGGTGGATCTGGCAGAGGTTTGTTTAGCACAGACCATCCTCTTTAACCGACGCAGGGAAAGAAGGGTGTCAAGCATTACCTTGTCAGAATTTTTGTCAAGGGACACGTCTGATCCACATCCGGATTTGGATTGGTCACTTTCTGAAGTGGAAACGAAACTTTGCCATCATTTCTCAAGGTTTGTCACCACGACGAAGCAAGGTAGACCGGTTCCAATCCTTGTGACTCCAAAAATTCTGTGTGCGTTAGAACTCCTTGTTAAGCAAAGGAAGGCTTGTGGGATTCTAAAAGACAATATCTATTTGTTTGCAAGACCTGCAGCAATGACACATTTAAGTGGTACAGGCTGTATCCGTGGCTTTGCAGAGGCATGTGGGGCAAAGTGTCCCAAAGCATTGGTGTCCACCAAACTACAAAAGCATGCTGCAGCCCTTTCAACAGTGCTGAACATGGCAGACACAAATTTGGACCAGCTGACCAACTTCCTTAGTTATGACGTTGCAATCCATTGTGAGTTAGACCGGCTGCCCGAGAAGACGTTGCATCTCGCCAAGATCAGCAAAGTTCTAATGGCGCTTGAGCAAGGACGATTAGCAGAATTCCGTGACAAGAACTTGGATCAAATCATCATATATCCAGATG AAAAAGTCCTGGGTAGTGATGCAGAAGGTGGGTGCAGAGAAGAAG aACTGTCTGAAGAGGAGAGTCTTCCACCTACTGTAGGGGATGAAATCTCTCCAACGCACAAGAGACGCAAACCATCATCGCCAGTGGATGAGATGCCTTCATTGAAAACTACTTCCAAAG CCAAGGGTAGACAACCTTCTGAAGGGGATGGAATCCCACCAAAGAAAATGAAGCGCAAATTGTCACCAGTAGGAGGCGGTGCTGTGAGACATTCCAAag ATAAAGTGTTACGGAAAAGAAAGTTCTGGCAGCAGGCGGAGGTGCAAGCTGTGGAGAGACAAATGGATCCATTCATCCGTTCTTGTGTTGTACCAGCGAAGCGTGATTGCGAAAAATGTTTGAGGGCAGAACCAGAAGCTCTCAAAAACCGAAATTGGCAGACCTTAAAATTTTACGTTCATAACCGCATTCAAGCGTACAAAAAGAAAGTGCAGCGCTAA